The DNA sequence GCTCGGTGCTCTCCTGCCCGGGGGCCTGTGCCGCGCTGATCGTCTCTCCGTCCGGCGGGCGGACCTCCTTGCGGAACTCCAGCCCCTCCTCTCCTCGATCGACCACGATCCGGTCGCCGGGAAGGAACTTTCCGCCGAGGATCTCCTCCGAGAGCGGATCCTCGATCGCCTGCCGGATGACGCGCCGAAGGGGACGCGCCCCGAAGCTCGGGTCGTAACCCTTCTCGACGATCAGTTCCCGGGCCCGGTCCGTGAGGACCAGCGCGAGATCCCGATCACCGAGACGATTCTGGACCTCCGTGAACAGAATGTCCACGATCTTGAACATGTCCTCCCGCTCGAGAGACCGGAAGATGATCGTCTCGTCGATCCGGTTCAGGAACTCCGGGTTGAACGTGCGGCGCACCTCGTCCATGATCTGATCGGTCATCAGGTTGAACTTCGATTCCTTGTCCTCTCGCTGGAAGCCGAGCGTACCGCCCTGCTTGATCCGCCGCGTGCCGAGGTTCGAGGTCATGATCACCACGGTGTTCCGGAAGTTCACGCGGCGCCCGAAGCTGTCCGTCAGGTGCCCGTCCTCGAGAACCTGGAGGAGAATGTTGAACACGTCCGGGTGCGCCTTCTCGATCTCGTCGAGCAGGATGATCGAGTAGGGTTTCCGGCGAACCTTCTCGGTGAGCTGCCCGCCCTCCTCGTGCCCGACGTACCCCGGGGGCGCCCCGACGAGCCGGGAGACGGCGAACTTCTCCATGAACTCCGACATATCGATCCGGATGAGCGCCTCCCGGTCCTCGAAGAGGAACTCGGCGAGAACGCGGGCGAGCTCGGTCTTTCCGACACCGGTCGGTCCGAGGAAGATGAACGAGCCGATCGGACGCCTCGGGTCGTGCATGCCCGCGCGGTTTCTCCGAATCGCCTTCGAGATTGCGACGACGGCCGCGTCCTGGCCGATGATCTTCTTGTTGATCTCGTCCTCCATGTGGAGGAGCTTCTCCATCTCGGTCTGCGTGAGCCGGCGCATCGGGATGCCGGTGATGCTGGAGACGACCGCCGCGACCGCCTCGGCGTCGACGACCGCCTTGTCCTCTTTCTTCTGGACGTCCCAGTCCTTCTGGAACGAGAGAAGCTCCTGGCGGAGCCGCTTCTCCTGATCACGGAGGGCCGCCGCCTTCTCGAACTCCTGGGCGCAGATCGCGGCTTCCTTCTCCTGCGTCACCTTGTTCAGCTTCTTCTCGATGTCGTTCAGGTCCTTCGGGATCGCGCTCACCGCAAGCCGCGCGCGCGAGCCCGCTTCGTCGATGATGTCGATCGCCTTGTCCGGAAGGAAACGGTCGCTGATGAAGCGGTCGGAGAGCTTCACCGCGGCGACGATCGCCTCGTCGGTGATCTCCGCCCGGTGATGCGCCTCGTACTTGTCCCGAAGCCCGCGGATGATCTCCATCGTCTCCGCCGCGGTGGGCGGGTTGATCATGATCGGCTGGAAGCGGCGCTCGAGCGCGCCGTCCTTCTCGATGTACTTCCGGTACTCGTCGAGCGTGGTGGCGCCGATGCACTGGAGCTCCCCGCGCGCGAGCGCCGGCTTCAGCATGTTGCTCGCGTCGATCGCCCCTTCCGCGCCGCCCGCGCCGACGATCGTGTGGAGCTCGTCGATGAAGATGATCACGTTGTCCGATTCGCGGATCTCGTTCATCACCGCCTTGAGGCGCTCCTCGAATTGTCCTCGGTACTTCGTCCCCGCGACGATCGATGCTAGGTCGAGCGTGACGAGCCGCTTGTTCATGAGGATGTGGGGGACGCGGTGCGTCGCGATCCGTTCCGCGAGCCCCTCGGCGATGGCGGTCTTGCCGACCCCGGGCTCGCCGATGAGCGCCGGATTGTTCTTCTTCCGCCGGCAAAGGACTTGGACGACCCGCTCGATCTCCTTGTGCCGCCCGATCACCGGGTCGAGCTTCCCCTCGCGGGCGAGCTGCGTGAGGTCGCGCCCGAACTGGTCGAGCGCCGGCGTCTCGCTCTTCTGCGGGGAGGCCGCTTGCCCCGGCGCGCTGTGCCCGCCGAGCAGCTTCAGCGTCTCATCGCGCACGCGCTTCTTGTCCGCCCCGAGGTCCATGAGAACACGCGCCGCCACGCCTTCCCCCTCGCGGATCAGGCCGAGCAGAAGGTGCTCCGTTCCGACGTAGTTGTGACCGAGAAGCCGCGCTTCTTCGACGGCGAGCTCGAGCACGCGTTTCGCGCGCGGCGTGAAGGGGATCTCGCCGATCGTGAGCGTTCCCCCGCTCCCCGACACCATGCTCTCGACCGCCTGGCGGATCTGGTCGAGATCGAGGCCGAGGTTGCTTAGAACCGTCGCGGCGATCCCTTCTCCCTCGCGAACGATGCCAAGAAGGAGATGTTCCGTTCCGATGTAGTCGTGCTGGAGCCTTCCCGCTTCCTCACGGGCGAGGTACATCACCTTTCGGACTCGTTCCGTGAATCGGTCGTGCATGTCTTCAGTCCTCTAGCGGGACTTCCCGCTCGTTCCTCGGCCCCCGATCCCGCGTCTTCTTCCCCTATATACTACCGGCCCTCGCGCACGGCAACCGCCGCGCGGGCCGCAGGTCGCGATGCCCACGTCGTTTTCGCGAACAGGGTCGTCGCCGACAACCCTCTACTATAGATCGGCGTTCGGGGGTGTTTGCGCAAGCCCCCCGTCCCGTTCCCGCGCGAGGAGCC is a window from the Candidatus Eisenbacteria bacterium genome containing:
- a CDS encoding ATP-dependent Clp protease ATP-binding subunit, whose protein sequence is MHDRFTERVRKVMYLAREEAGRLQHDYIGTEHLLLGIVREGEGIAATVLSNLGLDLDQIRQAVESMVSGSGGTLTIGEIPFTPRAKRVLELAVEEARLLGHNYVGTEHLLLGLIREGEGVAARVLMDLGADKKRVRDETLKLLGGHSAPGQAASPQKSETPALDQFGRDLTQLAREGKLDPVIGRHKEIERVVQVLCRRKKNNPALIGEPGVGKTAIAEGLAERIATHRVPHILMNKRLVTLDLASIVAGTKYRGQFEERLKAVMNEIRESDNVIIFIDELHTIVGAGGAEGAIDASNMLKPALARGELQCIGATTLDEYRKYIEKDGALERRFQPIMINPPTAAETMEIIRGLRDKYEAHHRAEITDEAIVAAVKLSDRFISDRFLPDKAIDIIDEAGSRARLAVSAIPKDLNDIEKKLNKVTQEKEAAICAQEFEKAAALRDQEKRLRQELLSFQKDWDVQKKEDKAVVDAEAVAAVVSSITGIPMRRLTQTEMEKLLHMEDEINKKIIGQDAAVVAISKAIRRNRAGMHDPRRPIGSFIFLGPTGVGKTELARVLAEFLFEDREALIRIDMSEFMEKFAVSRLVGAPPGYVGHEEGGQLTEKVRRKPYSIILLDEIEKAHPDVFNILLQVLEDGHLTDSFGRRVNFRNTVVIMTSNLGTRRIKQGGTLGFQREDKESKFNLMTDQIMDEVRRTFNPEFLNRIDETIIFRSLEREDMFKIVDILFTEVQNRLGDRDLALVLTDRARELIVEKGYDPSFGARPLRRVIRQAIEDPLSEEILGGKFLPGDRIVVDRGEEGLEFRKEVRPPDGETISAAQAPGQESTEQA